Proteins encoded in a region of the Inquilinus sp. KBS0705 genome:
- a CDS encoding PASTA domain-containing protein gives MSNFWAYLKSKYFRNTILMVTATIIAVVMIAFFSLNYYTRHGSGIPVPKLKGLNVDRAMELLKDQGFNVKIDSVYVPDQTPGTIVEQDPDAGTNVKEGRTIYLTMVTQLAPNVSLPDLITEQSIFREAVATLSNYGLKVGDTTYRSDIARDRVLEVRYNGQIIKPGTKIPKGSRLDLVLGNGEGASEVDVPELINLDLDAAKFAIKGAGLTIGTITYEGNITDSTNVVVVSQSPMRSDSLSKTSIGTRINLTVSQGKATNEPN, from the coding sequence ATGAGTAATTTTTGGGCATATTTAAAATCCAAATACTTCCGCAATACTATATTAATGGTTACAGCAACCATTATTGCTGTAGTAATGATCGCTTTTTTTAGTTTAAATTATTATACCCGCCATGGTTCGGGCATACCTGTACCAAAACTTAAGGGACTTAATGTTGACAGGGCAATGGAATTGTTGAAAGACCAGGGCTTTAATGTAAAAATAGACAGCGTTTACGTACCCGACCAAACACCAGGCACCATAGTAGAGCAAGACCCTGATGCCGGTACAAATGTTAAGGAAGGCCGTACCATATACTTAACCATGGTTACCCAGTTAGCACCAAATGTATCGTTACCGGATCTGATAACAGAGCAAAGTATTTTCCGCGAAGCGGTAGCTACCCTATCTAACTATGGTTTAAAAGTGGGTGATACTACTTACCGATCGGACATTGCGCGCGACCGTGTATTGGAAGTGCGCTACAACGGGCAAATTATTAAGCCGGGCACCAAAATACCAAAAGGCTCAAGGCTGGACCTTGTTTTGGGTAACGGCGAGGGTGCCAGCGAGGTTGATGTACCAGAACTGATCAACCTTGACCTGGATGCGGCTAAGTTTGCCATTAAGGGTGCCGGTTTAACAATTGGTACCATAACTTACGAAGGCAATATAACCGACTCGACCAATGTAGTGGTGGTGTCGCAATCGCCCATGCGGTCCGACTCGTTAAGCAAAACCAGCATAGGCACCCGCATTAATTTAACGGTATCACAAGGCAAGGCAACAAATGAACCAAATTAA
- a CDS encoding D-alanine--D-alanine ligase has translation MINVALLAGGFSGEYEVSINSAKNIAANLDTAKYKVFTILINRDAWVYEGGNETIAVDKNDFSLTLNGEKIKFDFAFITVHGTPGEDGKLQGYFDMMGIPYNTCDATTSAITMNKAYTKAIVNGIHGLHTARSIQLHNHDVHDTATIAANLKFPLFIKPNNGGSSVGMSKVQNVAGLQEAIEKAFHEDSQILIEEFIKGREFSIGIARLDGKITVLPATEIFTTKEFFDYEAKYTAGVSEEVTPADLPEEKNHEIAQIVTQVYQRLNCRGMVRVDFILLEGTQEFYFIEINTTPGQSAASLIPQQVRARGLNLMEFYGKLIEGGM, from the coding sequence ATGATAAACGTAGCCCTTTTAGCCGGTGGATTTTCCGGCGAATATGAAGTATCTATCAACAGCGCTAAAAATATAGCCGCCAATTTAGATACCGCCAAATACAAGGTTTTTACCATATTGATAAACCGCGACGCATGGGTTTACGAAGGCGGCAACGAAACCATAGCCGTTGATAAAAATGATTTTAGCTTAACGCTTAATGGCGAAAAAATAAAGTTTGATTTCGCGTTTATTACTGTACATGGTACACCCGGCGAGGATGGTAAGTTGCAGGGGTATTTTGATATGATGGGCATACCCTACAACACTTGCGATGCCACCACATCGGCCATTACTATGAATAAGGCCTACACCAAAGCCATTGTTAACGGCATACATGGCTTACATACCGCCCGCTCTATACAATTACATAATCACGATGTGCACGATACGGCAACCATAGCCGCTAATTTAAAGTTCCCGCTGTTTATTAAGCCAAATAACGGGGGCAGCAGTGTGGGCATGAGCAAGGTGCAAAATGTAGCAGGCTTGCAGGAAGCAATTGAAAAAGCTTTTCATGAAGACAGCCAGATACTGATAGAGGAATTTATAAAAGGCCGCGAGTTTAGTATAGGCATTGCCCGCCTGGATGGTAAGATAACCGTACTGCCGGCAACCGAAATATTTACCACCAAAGAGTTTTTTGATTACGAAGCCAAATACACTGCAGGCGTATCAGAAGAGGTTACCCCCGCCGATCTGCCTGAAGAAAAGAACCACGAGATAGCCCAAATAGTTACCCAGGTTTACCAGCGCTTAAATTGCCGGGGCATGGTTAGGGTAGATTTTATTTTACTGGAAGGTACGCAGGAGTTTTATTTTATCGAGATCAATACCACACCGGGCCAATCGGCCGCCAGCCTTATACCGCAACAGGTACGTGCCAGGGGATTGAACCTAATGGAGTTTTATGGAAAGCTGATAGAAGGAGGGATGTAA
- a CDS encoding helix-turn-helix domain-containing protein, which produces MAVTETLEDFYKYKLNWLPENLSQDVGHFNVFRLEDCYWPGAKPVKYTRRDFYKISLTRGKNIIHYADKSLETDGPTLLFFNPNVPYTIEHLDDNHSGYFCIFKESFFTEMLRNNIHDLPMFMPGGKPSYVLNAQQDTYVDGVFDKMLQEINSEYRFKYDLIRNYVTELIHYALKIQPTENLYQHPDANSRITAIFTELLERQFPIESPSQRFSLRSAKDFADQLSVHVNHLNRAIRQTTGKTTTAHIFERLTSEAKVLLRHTNWNVAEISYSLGFEEPAHFNNFFKKQTSTTPSSFRIV; this is translated from the coding sequence ATGGCAGTTACAGAAACACTTGAAGATTTTTATAAATACAAACTAAACTGGCTACCCGAAAATTTGAGCCAGGACGTAGGTCACTTTAATGTTTTCAGGCTGGAAGACTGTTACTGGCCCGGTGCCAAACCGGTGAAGTATACCCGTCGGGATTTTTACAAAATAAGCTTAACCCGCGGTAAAAACATTATCCATTATGCAGATAAGAGTTTGGAGACCGATGGCCCTACCTTGCTGTTTTTTAACCCCAACGTACCCTATACCATCGAGCATTTAGACGATAACCACAGCGGGTACTTTTGCATTTTCAAGGAATCTTTTTTTACAGAGATGCTGCGCAATAATATACACGACCTGCCTATGTTTATGCCCGGCGGTAAACCATCGTATGTGCTTAATGCGCAGCAGGATACTTATGTTGACGGTGTATTTGATAAAATGCTTCAGGAAATCAATTCGGAATACAGGTTTAAGTACGACCTGATACGTAACTATGTTACCGAACTGATACACTACGCCTTAAAAATACAACCTACCGAGAATTTATACCAGCACCCTGATGCCAATTCGCGCATTACGGCCATATTTACCGAGTTGCTGGAGCGTCAGTTCCCTATCGAGTCGCCGTCACAGCGCTTTAGCCTGCGCTCGGCTAAAGATTTTGCCGATCAGTTATCGGTACATGTAAACCACCTTAATAGGGCCATACGCCAAACCACAGGCAAAACTACTACAGCCCACATTTTTGAACGCCTCACCAGCGAAGCCAAGGTATTACTAAGGCATACCAACTGGAACGTTGCCGAAATAAGCTATAGCCTGGGCTTTGAAGAGCCTGCCCATTTTAACAACTTTTTTAAAAAGCAAACCAGTACTACGCCGTCCTCTTTCAGAATTGTTTGA
- a CDS encoding SDR family NAD(P)-dependent oxidoreductase yields MESKKTWFITGASKGFGLSLVKQLLAAGERVAATSRNLKSLKNAVNNISDNFLPLEVDLADEDSVGCALHSTKKAFGRIDVVINNAGYGIGGSIEELTDRETRDNFDINVFGTLNVIRNVMPYMRKQQSGHIINISSIAGIAPGIGWAVYAATKFSIVGLTEVLAEDVKEFGVKVTVVAPGAFRTSFLTPESLTIAAGTITGYSAVSASHNRYLQMDGRQAGDPEKAAAAIIDVAYQENPPLYLLLGDDAYDRAMAKLARLEKEIKVNEAITRSMSYSA; encoded by the coding sequence ATGGAAAGCAAAAAAACGTGGTTTATTACAGGTGCCTCAAAAGGTTTCGGGCTTAGCCTGGTAAAACAATTACTGGCAGCAGGCGAGCGTGTTGCTGCAACATCCAGAAACCTTAAATCGCTTAAAAACGCTGTTAATAATATATCCGACAACTTTTTACCCCTTGAAGTTGACCTGGCTGATGAAGATAGCGTAGGCTGTGCCCTGCATTCCACTAAAAAAGCCTTTGGCCGTATAGATGTAGTTATTAATAATGCCGGTTATGGCATTGGCGGCAGTATTGAAGAACTTACCGACCGCGAAACGCGGGATAATTTTGATATTAATGTATTTGGCACCTTAAACGTTATACGTAATGTAATGCCTTATATGCGTAAACAGCAATCGGGCCATATCATTAATATTTCTTCTATAGCCGGTATAGCCCCTGGCATTGGTTGGGCAGTATATGCAGCTACAAAATTTTCAATAGTAGGGTTAACAGAGGTGTTGGCCGAAGACGTAAAAGAGTTTGGTGTTAAGGTTACCGTTGTGGCCCCAGGCGCATTCCGTACCAGTTTTTTGACACCAGAATCGCTTACCATTGCTGCCGGCACCATAACCGGATACAGCGCAGTAAGTGCATCGCATAACCGTTACCTGCAAATGGACGGCAGACAGGCCGGAGACCCCGAAAAAGCTGCTGCAGCTATTATAGATGTAGCTTATCAGGAAAACCCACCCCTTTACCTTTTACTAGGCGATGATGCCTATGACAGGGCCATGGCCAAATTAGCCCGCCTGGAAAAAGAAATTAAAGTAAATGAAGCTATAACCCGATCAATGAGTTACAGCGCATAA
- a CDS encoding SDR family oxidoreductase produces the protein MNTQKVWFVTGASKGLGLTLVKQLLKKGYQVAATSRNVTDLNNAIGAADNFLPLAVNIKDEGSVAEAIYQAIARFGKIDVVVNNAGYGILGSLEELSDSEARENFNVNVFGSLNVIRAVMPHLRAQKSGHIFNISSIGGFTGNFPGFGIYCATKFAVDGFTESLAAEAAAFGIKATVVSPGYFRTNFLNPDALAVPENEIQDYKDVRAIQAAHQNDINGTQQGDPEKGVAVIIEAAEAPTAPLHLFLGQDAYDLAYQKIDMVKKDMEDWKTVATATAF, from the coding sequence ATGAACACACAAAAAGTATGGTTTGTTACCGGTGCCTCAAAAGGCCTGGGATTGACCTTAGTAAAACAACTATTAAAAAAAGGCTACCAGGTAGCAGCAACATCACGTAACGTTACCGACCTTAATAACGCCATAGGCGCAGCAGATAATTTTTTACCGCTTGCTGTAAATATTAAAGACGAAGGTAGTGTAGCCGAAGCCATTTATCAAGCCATTGCCCGCTTTGGCAAAATAGATGTAGTGGTAAACAATGCCGGCTATGGTATACTGGGTAGCCTTGAAGAATTAAGTGACAGCGAAGCTCGCGAGAACTTTAATGTAAATGTATTCGGGTCGTTAAATGTAATAAGGGCGGTAATGCCTCATCTGCGTGCACAAAAATCGGGGCATATATTTAATATATCATCTATTGGCGGCTTTACAGGTAATTTCCCCGGCTTCGGTATCTATTGCGCCACCAAATTTGCGGTAGATGGTTTTACGGAATCTTTAGCTGCCGAAGCAGCAGCTTTTGGTATAAAAGCTACCGTTGTTTCGCCCGGATATTTCCGTACCAACTTCCTTAATCCTGATGCATTGGCTGTTCCTGAAAACGAGATTCAGGATTATAAGGATGTGCGTGCTATACAAGCGGCCCACCAGAATGATATAAATGGCACCCAGCAGGGCGACCCAGAAAAAGGCGTAGCTGTAATTATTGAGGCGGCCGAAGCGCCAACAGCGCCGCTGCATTTATTTTTAGGGCAAGATGCCTACGACCTGGCCTATCAAAAAATAGATATGGTGAAAAAAGATATGGAAGATTGGAAAACAGTGGCGACTGCTACAGCATTTTAA
- a CDS encoding Bacterial alpha-L-rhamnosidase, with the protein MKKLLSALFYLFPLFVSAQKWDAKWIASSAGKDSSNTWLVFRKGVNIKSVPAHAFANIAADSKYWLYINGKTVIFEGGLKRGPTPNDTYYDTVDIAKYLKPGKNTIAVLLWYFGKDGFSHKSSGKAGLLFDCHANDIHITSDKTWQCTLLKAYQIAGLPLPNYRLSESNILYDARAGIGNWRSSIYKGKMPNAVELGSAGVSPWNKLVLRPIPLFKNYGLKNYTNIRISSSATADTVIAQMPYNAQITPYLKVDAAAGQKIVICTDNYLFNDGGEPNLRGEYITKTGRQEYESLGWLNGQKVYYIIPKGVKVLALKYRETGYDTELAGSFNSSDAFFNKLWQKSQRTLYITMRDCYMDCPDRERAQWTGDATNESGEGFYALSVSSHALTKKWLHELINWQRPDSSLYAPVPSGSWDRELPDQVAASIGVYGLWNYYLHTGDKQTIADLYDGTKRYLDSWKINDQGTIIFRKVGWTWGDWGDNRDLLVLFNCWYYMAAKGMHNMAIELGKTDDAAKYAAIMDRFKPAFNNQFWNGTAYRDSAYMDKTDDRAQALAVVAGLADKDKFPALLNVFKTEEHASPYMEKYVFEAMFQMGYEADALARHKKRFGPMVNNPNFTTLFEGWGIGKEGFGGGTVNHAWSGGGLTILSQYLCGISPLTPGYKTFQIIPQPGDITRAEATIASVAGKIKSSFIAGNSIFTLNAEVPTGTTATIGIPNKGYHNITLNGILIWKDGAYIPSKITKACTSAGPGHIMFCVDAGNWLFKAG; encoded by the coding sequence GTGAAGAAATTATTATCAGCTCTTTTTTATCTTTTCCCTTTGTTCGTATCTGCCCAAAAATGGGATGCGAAATGGATAGCGTCTTCTGCCGGTAAGGATAGTAGCAACACCTGGCTGGTTTTTCGTAAAGGTGTAAATATTAAAAGTGTACCTGCCCATGCCTTTGCCAACATAGCTGCCGATAGCAAATACTGGTTATATATAAACGGTAAAACAGTAATTTTTGAAGGGGGCCTTAAACGCGGGCCAACGCCAAATGATACTTATTACGATACTGTAGATATTGCCAAATACTTAAAGCCGGGTAAAAATACAATAGCTGTACTACTTTGGTATTTTGGCAAGGATGGCTTTTCGCATAAAAGCAGTGGCAAAGCAGGTTTATTGTTTGATTGCCATGCAAACGACATACATATAACAAGCGATAAAACATGGCAATGTACTTTGCTTAAAGCCTATCAAATTGCCGGCCTGCCCCTGCCTAATTACCGCCTTTCCGAATCAAATATATTGTATGATGCACGTGCCGGCATAGGCAATTGGCGAAGCAGTATTTACAAAGGCAAAATGCCAAACGCTGTTGAATTAGGCAGCGCAGGCGTTTCGCCGTGGAATAAACTGGTGTTGCGCCCTATTCCATTGTTTAAAAATTATGGGCTAAAAAACTATACCAATATTCGCATATCCTCATCAGCTACTGCCGATACGGTTATAGCTCAAATGCCCTATAATGCTCAAATAACACCCTATTTAAAGGTTGATGCCGCCGCTGGTCAAAAAATAGTCATTTGCACAGATAATTACTTGTTTAACGATGGCGGCGAACCTAACCTACGTGGCGAATATATAACCAAAACTGGTCGTCAGGAATATGAAAGTTTGGGTTGGCTAAATGGCCAAAAGGTTTATTACATTATACCTAAAGGAGTAAAAGTACTCGCCCTTAAATACCGCGAAACGGGTTATGACACCGAATTAGCAGGGAGCTTTAACAGCAGCGATGCATTTTTTAATAAGCTATGGCAAAAATCGCAGCGTACGCTTTATATCACCATGCGCGATTGCTACATGGATTGCCCCGACCGCGAACGCGCGCAATGGACAGGTGATGCCACCAACGAATCGGGCGAAGGGTTTTATGCCTTATCGGTATCCAGCCATGCCCTAACCAAAAAATGGTTGCACGAGCTGATTAACTGGCAAAGGCCCGATAGCAGTTTATATGCCCCTGTACCCTCGGGTAGTTGGGACCGCGAACTGCCCGACCAGGTAGCAGCAAGTATTGGTGTATATGGCCTTTGGAATTATTACCTGCATACCGGCGATAAACAAACCATAGCCGACCTATACGACGGCACAAAACGCTATCTGGATAGCTGGAAAATTAACGACCAGGGCACCATTATTTTCCGCAAAGTGGGTTGGACGTGGGGCGACTGGGGCGATAACCGCGACCTGCTAGTATTGTTTAATTGCTGGTATTACATGGCCGCAAAAGGGATGCATAACATGGCTATTGAGTTAGGTAAAACAGACGATGCTGCCAAATATGCTGCAATAATGGACAGATTTAAGCCGGCGTTTAATAACCAATTTTGGAACGGCACAGCCTACCGCGATTCGGCCTATATGGATAAAACAGATGACCGTGCGCAAGCCCTTGCTGTAGTGGCAGGCCTGGCAGATAAGGATAAATTCCCTGCATTGTTAAACGTTTTTAAAACAGAAGAACATGCCAGCCCCTACATGGAAAAATATGTATTTGAGGCGATGTTTCAAATGGGTTACGAGGCGGATGCTTTAGCACGGCATAAAAAACGTTTTGGCCCTATGGTAAATAATCCAAATTTTACCACCTTGTTTGAAGGCTGGGGAATTGGCAAAGAGGGCTTTGGCGGTGGTACAGTAAACCACGCGTGGAGTGGCGGTGGCTTAACTATATTATCGCAATACCTGTGCGGTATCAGCCCTTTAACACCGGGGTATAAAACTTTTCAAATTATACCGCAGCCAGGCGATATTACCCGGGCTGAGGCTACTATAGCCTCGGTAGCGGGTAAAATAAAAAGCAGCTTTATAGCGGGCAATAGTATTTTTACACTAAATGCCGAAGTGCCGACGGGCACTACAGCTACAATAGGCATACCCAATAAAGGATACCATAATATTACACTAAATGGTATATTGATATGGAAGGATGGGGCTTACATTCCGTCAAAAATAACAAAAGCCTGCACAAGTGCAGGCCCTGGCCATATTATGTTTTGTGTAGATGCAGGTAATTGGTTATTCAAAGCCGGTTAA
- a CDS encoding DUF4375 domain-containing protein yields MTIMEKYNVFDAGNHLRPHLKKADFDALHDWELGWALLEPLNIAESDDHEKELATRLSPGQKALYFFWYLDGAVTNGGFVQFYFNNYRRYLNVIKEGLILVGDQKLIELINKADDEYITNDDLFSRQISINNPTPLYELISFEALDNKYYDIHDNTMLLIERYARANPGEFVTLIPT; encoded by the coding sequence ATGACTATAATGGAAAAATATAATGTTTTTGATGCAGGAAATCATTTAAGACCCCATTTAAAAAAAGCTGATTTTGATGCGCTTCACGACTGGGAATTAGGATGGGCGCTATTAGAACCTTTAAATATTGCCGAATCAGATGATCATGAGAAAGAACTTGCAACAAGATTATCACCTGGACAAAAGGCACTTTACTTTTTTTGGTATTTAGATGGCGCTGTAACAAATGGTGGTTTTGTCCAATTTTATTTCAACAATTACCGCCGCTATTTAAATGTTATTAAAGAGGGCCTGATTTTAGTAGGAGATCAAAAACTTATTGAGCTTATTAATAAAGCAGATGATGAATACATAACTAACGATGATTTATTTAGCAGGCAGATTTCAATTAATAATCCAACTCCACTTTATGAATTAATTAGTTTTGAAGCATTGGATAATAAATATTATGATATACATGATAACACAATGCTTTTAATTGAACGGTATGCAAGGGCTAATCCTGGGGAATTTGTGACTTTAATACCAACCTAA
- a CDS encoding acyl-CoA thioesterase, translated as MNTPTQYSTFETELRVRPDDIDMFQHVHNSKYFDYVLAARYDQMERCYGMAMEKFMERGFGWVVRTAHVDYKRALAMGDYFIVKTGIETINDKGCRVAFTLTNKATNKVCCDGYFDYVMIDMATGKGAKVPDDVIEHYQI; from the coding sequence ATGAATACTCCTACCCAATACTCCACCTTTGAAACTGAACTACGTGTAAGGCCTGACGACATAGATATGTTCCAGCATGTCCACAACAGCAAATATTTTGATTATGTGCTGGCCGCCCGTTACGACCAAATGGAGCGCTGTTATGGCATGGCTATGGAAAAATTTATGGAGCGCGGTTTTGGCTGGGTAGTGCGCACTGCACATGTAGATTATAAGCGCGCATTAGCAATGGGCGATTACTTTATAGTAAAAACAGGTATTGAAACCATTAACGATAAAGGTTGCAGGGTAGCTTTTACCCTAACCAACAAAGCTACCAACAAAGTATGCTGCGACGGCTATTTTGATTACGTAATGATTGATATGGCTACCGGCAAAGGTGCCAAAGTGCCCGATGATGTGATTGAACATTACCAGATATGA
- a CDS encoding M61 family metallopeptidase, producing the protein MNTLKKLLLLVCLLINATAFAQQKPVNMQYSVSMEKAADHLYHVELTSTAPGKTLDFKMCVWTPGYYQLIDFAGAVQNFTVTDSKGTALKYENPSKSVWRVYNTSGGPVKIAYDVKAVVPFVGNVYLDETRGYITPGGLFMYLDEELRHPVTIQMTPYSKWSKLVATGLDTIPGKYHVYKADDFDVLYDSPFLMGELEVLPPFKVQNKPHDFIGYKLPAFDRQGFMDDLKKIVETGSGIIGDIPYTHYAFLSIGAGGGGIEHLNSSSLSFSGGEGFNTPDARKKLYNFIAHEYFHHYNVKRIRPVELGPFDYSKENHTNMLWVSEGFTVYYEYLITRRAGIMSPEDMFGDLQTNLRNYENKPGHLYQSATQASYYTWGDGPNGRVNEDFNKTISYYDKGPILGLMLDFNIRHATKNKKSLDDVMRLLYYKYYKQLKRGFTEEEFRSECEKMAGTPMPELFEYASTVKPPNYPKYFAYGGLNIDTNTIVTSTVWDGLNVRQQKDTLRINTVDYQSPAWDAGVRGRTKILTINGAPASRDVLYKTYETSKAGNTITLGLEKDGVKKDVTITLTEKREKNYKITPMANMDALQADIYKSWIGK; encoded by the coding sequence ATGAACACGTTAAAAAAACTCCTGCTGCTGGTTTGTTTGCTTATAAATGCCACCGCTTTTGCCCAGCAAAAGCCGGTAAATATGCAATACAGCGTAAGTATGGAAAAAGCCGCCGATCATCTTTACCATGTAGAGCTTACCAGCACCGCACCGGGCAAAACGCTCGATTTTAAAATGTGTGTATGGACACCCGGTTATTACCAACTGATAGATTTTGCGGGCGCTGTACAAAATTTTACCGTAACCGATAGTAAGGGTACAGCCCTAAAGTACGAGAACCCATCAAAAAGCGTTTGGCGGGTTTATAATACCAGCGGCGGGCCGGTTAAAATAGCTTACGATGTTAAAGCTGTAGTACCCTTTGTCGGTAATGTTTATTTAGATGAAACCCGTGGCTACATTACCCCCGGCGGTTTATTTATGTATTTGGATGAGGAGTTGCGCCACCCGGTTACCATACAAATGACACCCTACAGTAAATGGAGCAAATTAGTTGCTACAGGTTTAGATACCATACCCGGTAAATACCATGTATATAAGGCTGATGATTTTGATGTGTTGTACGATAGTCCGTTTTTAATGGGCGAACTGGAAGTATTGCCACCATTTAAGGTGCAGAACAAACCACACGATTTTATTGGCTACAAACTGCCCGCATTTGACAGGCAGGGTTTTATGGATGACCTTAAAAAGATAGTAGAAACAGGCAGCGGAATTATTGGCGATATCCCTTATACCCATTATGCTTTTTTATCAATTGGTGCAGGTGGCGGCGGTATCGAGCATTTAAACTCATCGTCGTTAAGTTTTAGCGGTGGCGAGGGCTTTAATACGCCGGATGCCCGTAAAAAACTTTACAACTTTATAGCGCACGAATACTTTCATCATTATAATGTTAAACGCATAAGGCCTGTAGAGCTCGGTCCCTTTGATTATTCGAAAGAGAATCATACCAATATGCTTTGGGTGAGCGAAGGCTTTACGGTTTACTACGAATACCTCATCACACGTAGGGCCGGTATTATGTCGCCCGAGGACATGTTTGGCGATTTGCAGACCAACCTGCGCAATTACGAAAACAAACCGGGGCACCTGTATCAATCGGCAACGCAAGCCAGCTATTATACCTGGGGTGATGGGCCAAATGGGCGTGTTAACGAAGACTTTAACAAAACCATATCATATTATGATAAAGGCCCTATACTGGGTTTAATGCTTGATTTTAACATACGCCACGCCACAAAAAACAAAAAATCGTTAGATGATGTGATGCGCCTGCTTTACTATAAATATTACAAGCAGCTAAAACGCGGCTTTACCGAGGAAGAATTCAGGAGCGAATGCGAAAAGATGGCCGGCACACCAATGCCCGAGCTGTTTGAGTATGCATCAACCGTTAAGCCACCAAACTACCCTAAATACTTTGCCTATGGCGGACTTAATATTGATACCAACACTATAGTTACCTCTACCGTTTGGGATGGATTGAATGTAAGGCAGCAAAAAGACACATTACGTATTAACACGGTAGATTACCAATCGCCGGCATGGGATGCTGGAGTGCGCGGCCGTACCAAAATTTTAACTATTAACGGTGCGCCTGCAAGCAGAGATGTACTTTACAAAACTTACGAAACCAGCAAAGCAGGCAATACCATAACCCTTGGTTTGGAAAAGGACGGCGTTAAAAAGGATGTGACCATAACCCTTACCGAAAAACGCGAGAAAAATTATAAAATAACCCCTATGGCCAATATGGATGCGCTGCAGGCGGATATTTACAAGAGTTGGATAGGGAAGTAG
- the rpsO gene encoding 30S ribosomal protein S15 — MYLSKEAKAEIFAKHGKSATDTGSTEAQVALFTTRIAHLTGHLKKNKHDFSTQLSLQKLVGKRRGLLAYLFKKDIERYRAIIKALQLRDIIK; from the coding sequence ATGTATTTAAGTAAAGAAGCAAAGGCAGAGATCTTTGCAAAACACGGTAAAAGCGCAACCGATACCGGTTCAACCGAAGCACAGGTAGCGTTATTTACTACACGTATCGCACATTTAACCGGTCACCTGAAAAAAAACAAACACGATTTTTCAACCCAGTTATCTCTGCAAAAATTAGTAGGTAAACGCCGCGGATTGCTGGCTTACCTGTTTAAAAAAGACATTGAAAGATATCGTGCTATCATCAAAGCTTTACAGCTTAGGGATATTATCAAATAA